In Euphorbia lathyris chromosome 10, ddEupLath1.1, whole genome shotgun sequence, a single genomic region encodes these proteins:
- the LOC136208570 gene encoding uncharacterized protein, with amino-acid sequence MMYEDELVHQRRQNKTQSLRNPSVIAKSEFPSLSPAMVEGVNRKISAASARSHTRRRANQNSSFKLPSGIFGKVSLVFFVGILAWGYQTIRPPPTKICGSPGGPTITGPRIKLRDGRYLAYKEHGVPKHVAKHKIIFLHGFGSCRHDPVVDNHLSPVLPGISKQLGIYIVSFDRPGYGESDPHPSRTLKSLTLDIEELADQLQLGSKFYIIGVSLGGALTWSCLKYIPHRLAGVSLLTPVTNYWWPGFPANLSTEAYSEMLPEDQWALRVAHYTPWLSYWWNTQKWFPGSAVIANNPDLLSQQDKEIVAKFDRKLDFSGYAKQQGDAESIHRDLAIAFGKWEFDPMDLENPFPNSEVSVHLWQGDEDLLVPVKLQRYVAQRLPWIHYHELPGSGHMFPLRHEMFDKTLRIMLTGE; translated from the exons ATGATGTACGAGGATGAATTGGTCCACCAGAGAAGGCAGAACAAAACGCAGTCATTGCGAAATCCGTCAGTCATTGCGAAATCTGAATTTCCTTCTCTGTCGCCAGCAATGGTAGAAGGTGTGAACAGGAAGATATCTGCGGCTTCAGCTAGATCTCATACTAGAAGAAGAGCTAACCAAAACAGCTCTTTCAAGCTTCCTTCAG GGATCTTTGGGAAAGTATCATTGGTTTTCTTTGTGGGGATTTTGGCGTGGGGTTATCAGACGATACGACCTCCTCCAACCAAGATATGTGGCTCTCCAGGTGGACCTACTATTACAGGACCAAGAATAAAGCTTAGGGACGGGAGGTATTTGGCCTACAAAGAGCATGGTGTGCCAAAACATGTGGCCAAACATAAAATCATTTTTCTCCATGGTTTTGGTTCTTGTAGGCACGATCCGGTCGTTGATAATCATCTTTCACCG GTTCTTCCAGGAATTTCCAAACAATTAGGGATCTACATTGTGAGCTTTGATAGACCAGGTTATGGAGAGAGTGATCCTCATCCAAGTCGAACATTGAAAAGCTTGACTTTGGATATTGAAGAGCTTGCAGATCAGTTGCAACTTGGATCTAAGTTTTACATAATTGGGGTTTCCCTGGGTGGTGCTTTGACTTGGAGCTGCCTTAAGTACATTCCTCACAG GTTAGCAGGGGTATCGTTATTAACTCCAGTAACTAACTACTGGTGGCCTGGTTTTCCTGCTAATTTATCGACTGAAGCCTACAGCGAAATGTTACCAGAAGACCAATGGGCACTTCGTGTTGCTCATTACACTCCTTGGCTATCCTATTGGTGGAATACTCAAAAGTGGTTCCCTGGTTCTGCTGTTATAGCTAACAACCCTGATCTTCTTTCCCAGCAAGACAAAGAGATCGTGGCTAAGTTTGATCGAAAATTAGACTTTTCG GGATATGCAAAACAACAAGGAGATGCTGAATCCATTCATCGTGACTTGGCGATTGCATTTGGCAAGTGGGAATTTGATCCTATGGATCTGGAGAATCCTTTTCCTAATAGCGAAGTTTCTGTTCATCTATGGCAAGGAGATGAAGATCTATTAGTGCCTGTTAAGTTGCAGCGATACG
- the LOC136208571 gene encoding uncharacterized protein isoform X1 — protein MAVGVKRKISAASARSHTRRANQNSSFKLPSGIFGKLLFVFFVGILAWGYQAIQPPPTKICGSPGGPSITAPRIKLRDGRHLAYKEHGVSKDVAKHKIIYIHAFGSSRHDPASDNHLWLEFSKQLGVYIVSFDRPGYGESDPHPSRTLKSLTLDIEELADQLRLGSKFYVIGVSLGGELAWSCLKYIPHRLAGVSLLAPVTNYWWPGFPANLSTEVYREMLPEDQWALRVAHYTPWLSYWWNTQKWFPGSAVIANNPDLLSQQDKEIVAKLDIKFEFSGYAKQQGDAESIHRDLAIAFGKWEFDPMDLENPFPNNEALVHLWQGDEDLLVPVKLQRYVVQRLPWIHYHELSGSGHVFPLLEGMFEKTIKVMLTGE, from the exons ATGGCAGTAGGTGTGAAGAGGAAGATATCTGCGGCTTCAGCTAGATCTCATACTAGAAGAGCTAATCAGAACAGCTCTTTCAAGCTTCCTTCAG GGATCTTTGGGaaattattatttgttttctttGTGGGGATTTTGGCATGGGGTTATCAGGCGATACAACCTCCTCCAACCAAGATATGTGGCTCTCCAGGGGGGCCTTCTATTACGGCACCAAGAATAAAGCTTAGAGACGGGAGGCATTTGGCCTACAAAGAGCATGGTGTCTCAAAAGATGTGGCCAAacataaaatcatatatatCCATGCTTTTGGTTCTTCTAGGCACGATCCCGCCAGTGATAATCATCTTTGGCTG GAATTTTCCAAACAATTAGGGGTCTACATTGTGAGCTTTGACAGACCGGGTTATGGAGAGAGTGATCCTCATCCAAGTCGAACATTGAAAAGCTTGACTTTGGATATTGAAGAGCTTGCAGATCAGTTGCGGCTTGGATCCAAGTTTTATGTAATTGGGGTTTCCCTGGGTGGTGAGTTGGCTTGGAGCTGCCTTAAGTACATTCCTCACAG GTTAGCAGGGGTATCGTTATTAGCTCCAGTAACTAACTACTGGTGGCCTGGTTTTCCTGCTAATTTATCGACTGAAGTCTACCGCGAAATGTTACCAGAAGACCAATGGGCACTTCGTGTTGCTCATTACACTCCTTGGCTATCCTATTGGTGGAATACTCAAAAGTGGTTCCCTGGTTCTGCTGTTATAGCTAACAACCCTGATCTTCTTTCTCAGCAAGACAAAGAGATTGTGGCTAAGTTGGatataaaatttgaattttcg GGATATGCAAAACAACAAGGAGATGCTGAATCCATTCATCGTGACTTGGCGATTGCATTTGGGAAGTGGGAATTTGATCCTATGGATCTGGAGAATCcatttccaaataatgaagctTTGGTTCATCTATGGCAAGGAGATGAAGATCTCTTAGTGCCTGTTAAGTTGCAGCGATACGTGGTGCAACGGCTTCCCTGGATTCATTATCATGAACTTTCGGGTTCTGGGCATGTGTTTCCTTTACTTGAGGGAATGTTTGAAAAAACTATAAAGGTAATGTTAACTGGAGAATAG
- the LOC136208571 gene encoding uncharacterized protein isoform X2 has translation MVSQKMWPNIKSYISMLLVLLGTIPPVIIIFGWFFQEFSKQLGVYIVSFDRPGYGESDPHPSRTLKSLTLDIEELADQLRLGSKFYVIGVSLGGELAWSCLKYIPHRLAGVSLLAPVTNYWWPGFPANLSTEVYREMLPEDQWALRVAHYTPWLSYWWNTQKWFPGSAVIANNPDLLSQQDKEIVAKLDIKFEFSGYAKQQGDAESIHRDLAIAFGKWEFDPMDLENPFPNNEALVHLWQGDEDLLVPVKLQRYVVQRLPWIHYHELSGSGHVFPLLEGMFEKTIKVMLTGE, from the exons ATGGTGTCTCAAAAGATGTGGCCAAacataaaatcatatatatCCATGCTTTTGGTTCTTCTAGGCACGATCCCGCCAGTGATAATCATCTTTGGCTG GTTCTTCCAGGAATTTTCCAAACAATTAGGGGTCTACATTGTGAGCTTTGACAGACCGGGTTATGGAGAGAGTGATCCTCATCCAAGTCGAACATTGAAAAGCTTGACTTTGGATATTGAAGAGCTTGCAGATCAGTTGCGGCTTGGATCCAAGTTTTATGTAATTGGGGTTTCCCTGGGTGGTGAGTTGGCTTGGAGCTGCCTTAAGTACATTCCTCACAG GTTAGCAGGGGTATCGTTATTAGCTCCAGTAACTAACTACTGGTGGCCTGGTTTTCCTGCTAATTTATCGACTGAAGTCTACCGCGAAATGTTACCAGAAGACCAATGGGCACTTCGTGTTGCTCATTACACTCCTTGGCTATCCTATTGGTGGAATACTCAAAAGTGGTTCCCTGGTTCTGCTGTTATAGCTAACAACCCTGATCTTCTTTCTCAGCAAGACAAAGAGATTGTGGCTAAGTTGGatataaaatttgaattttcg GGATATGCAAAACAACAAGGAGATGCTGAATCCATTCATCGTGACTTGGCGATTGCATTTGGGAAGTGGGAATTTGATCCTATGGATCTGGAGAATCcatttccaaataatgaagctTTGGTTCATCTATGGCAAGGAGATGAAGATCTCTTAGTGCCTGTTAAGTTGCAGCGATACGTGGTGCAACGGCTTCCCTGGATTCATTATCATGAACTTTCGGGTTCTGGGCATGTGTTTCCTTTACTTGAGGGAATGTTTGAAAAAACTATAAAGGTAATGTTAACTGGAGAATAG
- the LOC136207967 gene encoding probable histone H2B.3 translates to MAPKAAEKKPAEKKPAEKAPAEKKPIAEKKLPKDGGASSADKKKKRSKKSVETYKIYIFKVLKQVHPDIGISSKAMGIMNSFINDIFEKLAQESSRLARYNKKPTITSREIQTAVRLVLPGELAKHAVSEGTKAVTKFTSS, encoded by the coding sequence ATGGCACCAAAGGCAGCGGAGAAGAAGCCGGCAGAGAAAAAACCGGCGGAGAAGGCACCGGCGGAGAAAAAGCCTATAGCAGAGAAGAAGTTACCTAAGGACGGTGGTGCATCATCAGCcgataagaagaagaagcgaTCAAAGAAAAGCGTCGAGACCTACAAGATCTACATCTTCAAGGTGCTGAAACAAGTTCATCCTGATATCGGAATCTCCAGCAAGGCCATGGGGATTATGAACAGCTTCATCAACGACATCTTTGAGAAGCTTGCTCAGGAGTCATCTCGTCTTGCTAGATACAACAAGAAACCAACAATTACTTCTCGGGAGATCCAGACCGCCGTCAGACTTGTTCTTCCTGGAGAATTGGCCAAGCATGCCGTCTCTGAGGGTACTAAGGCTGTTACTAAATTCACAAGCTCTTAG
- the LOC136208800 gene encoding uncharacterized protein isoform X2, translated as MVSQKIWPNIKSYFSMVLVPVGTIPALIIIFHRFFQEFSKQLGVYIVTFDRPGYGESDPHPSRTLKSLTLDIEELADQLRLGSKFYVSGVSMGGELTWSCLKYIPHRLAGVSLLAPATNYWWPGFPANLSTEAYREMLPQDQWAFRVAYYTPWLSYWWNTQNWFPGSAVIAINLDLLSQQDKEIVAKSNIKVEFSGYAKQQGDAESIYRDLAIAFGRWEFDPMDLENPFPNNEASVHLWQGDEDLLVPVKLQRYIAQRLPWIHYHELPCSGHLFPLLDGMFEKTIKVMLTGE; from the exons ATGGTGTCTCAAAAGATATGGCCaaatataaaatcatatttcTCCATGGTTTTGGTTCCTGTAGGCACGATCCCGGCATTGATAATCATTTTTCACCG GTTCTTCCAGGAATTTTCCAAACAATTAGGGGTCTACATTGTGACCTTTGACAGACCGGGTTATGGAGAGAGTGATCCTCATCCAAGTCGAACATTGAAAAGCTTGACTTTGGATATTGAAGAGCTTGCAGATCAGTTGCGACTTGGATCTAAGTTTTACGTAAGTGGGGTTTCCATGGGTGGTGAGTTGACTTGGAGCTGCCTTAAGTACATTCCTCACAG GTTAGCAGGGGTATCGTTATTAGCTCCAGCAACTAACTACTGGTGGCCTGGTTTTCCTGCTAATTTATCGACTGAAGCGTACCGGGAAATGTTACCACAAGACCAATGGGCATTTCGTGTTGCCTATTACACTCCTTGGCTATCCTATTGGTGGAATACTCAAAACTGGTTCCCTGGCTCTGCTGTTATAGCTATCAACCTTGATCTTCTTTCCCAGCAAGACAAAGAGATTGTGGCTAAGTCCAATATAAAAGTTGAATTTTCG GGATATGCAAAACAACAAGGAGATGCTGAATCCATTTATCGTGACTTGGCGATTGCATTTGGGAGGTGGGAATTTGATCCTATGGATCTGGAGAATCcatttccaaataatgaagctTCTGTTCATCTTTGGCAAGGAGATGAAGATCTATTAGTGCCTGTTAAGTTGCAGAGATACATCGCGCAGCGGCTTCCCTGGATTCATTATCATGAACTTCCATGTTCCGGGCACCTGTTTCCTTTGCTTGATGGAATGTTTGAAAAAACTATAAAGGTAATGTTAACTGGTGAATAG
- the LOC136208800 gene encoding uncharacterized protein isoform X1: protein MAGTVNRKISAASARSHTRRANQNTSFRLPSGIFGKVLLVFFVGILAWGYQAIQPPPTKICGSPGGPSITGPRITLRDGRHLAYKEHGVSKDMAKYKIIFLHGFGSCRHDPGIDNHFSPEFSKQLGVYIVTFDRPGYGESDPHPSRTLKSLTLDIEELADQLRLGSKFYVSGVSMGGELTWSCLKYIPHRLAGVSLLAPATNYWWPGFPANLSTEAYREMLPQDQWAFRVAYYTPWLSYWWNTQNWFPGSAVIAINLDLLSQQDKEIVAKSNIKVEFSGYAKQQGDAESIYRDLAIAFGRWEFDPMDLENPFPNNEASVHLWQGDEDLLVPVKLQRYIAQRLPWIHYHELPCSGHLFPLLDGMFEKTIKVMLTGE, encoded by the exons ATGGCAGGAACTGTGAACAGGAAGATATCTGCGGCTTCAGCTAGATCTCATACTAGAAGAGCTAACCAAAACACCTCTTTCAGGCTTCCTTCAG GGATCTTTGGGAAAGTATTACTTGTTTTCTTTGTGGGGATTTTGGCATGGGGTTATCAGGCGATTCAACCTCCTCCAACCAAGATATGTGGCTCTCCAGGTGGGCCTTCTATTACAGGACCGAGAATAACGCTTAGAGACGGAAGGCATTTGGCCTACAAAGAGCATGGTGTCTCAAAAGATATGGCCaaatataaaatcatatttcTCCATGGTTTTGGTTCCTGTAGGCACGATCCCGGCATTGATAATCATTTTTCACCG GAATTTTCCAAACAATTAGGGGTCTACATTGTGACCTTTGACAGACCGGGTTATGGAGAGAGTGATCCTCATCCAAGTCGAACATTGAAAAGCTTGACTTTGGATATTGAAGAGCTTGCAGATCAGTTGCGACTTGGATCTAAGTTTTACGTAAGTGGGGTTTCCATGGGTGGTGAGTTGACTTGGAGCTGCCTTAAGTACATTCCTCACAG GTTAGCAGGGGTATCGTTATTAGCTCCAGCAACTAACTACTGGTGGCCTGGTTTTCCTGCTAATTTATCGACTGAAGCGTACCGGGAAATGTTACCACAAGACCAATGGGCATTTCGTGTTGCCTATTACACTCCTTGGCTATCCTATTGGTGGAATACTCAAAACTGGTTCCCTGGCTCTGCTGTTATAGCTATCAACCTTGATCTTCTTTCCCAGCAAGACAAAGAGATTGTGGCTAAGTCCAATATAAAAGTTGAATTTTCG GGATATGCAAAACAACAAGGAGATGCTGAATCCATTTATCGTGACTTGGCGATTGCATTTGGGAGGTGGGAATTTGATCCTATGGATCTGGAGAATCcatttccaaataatgaagctTCTGTTCATCTTTGGCAAGGAGATGAAGATCTATTAGTGCCTGTTAAGTTGCAGAGATACATCGCGCAGCGGCTTCCCTGGATTCATTATCATGAACTTCCATGTTCCGGGCACCTGTTTCCTTTGCTTGATGGAATGTTTGAAAAAACTATAAAGGTAATGTTAACTGGTGAATAG